One segment of Natronosalvus halobius DNA contains the following:
- a CDS encoding 50S ribosomal protein L15e, which produces MARSFYSHIKEAWKNPGDGKLGELQWQRKQEWRKEGAIERIERPTRLDKARELGYKAKQGIVVTRVAVRKGNARKQRHKAGRRTKRQGVNRIGRRKNIQRIGEERVSRKYPNLRVLASYWVGEDGGQKWFEVILVDPNHPAIQNDDDLNWICADTHKNRAFRGLTNAGKSNRGLYNRGKGTENVRPSLNSGKRSSE; this is translated from the coding sequence ATGGCACGAAGCTTCTACTCCCACATCAAGGAGGCATGGAAGAACCCGGGCGACGGCAAGCTCGGCGAACTGCAGTGGCAACGAAAGCAGGAGTGGCGCAAAGAGGGCGCCATCGAGCGTATCGAGCGCCCGACGCGACTGGACAAGGCGCGCGAACTCGGTTACAAGGCGAAGCAAGGCATCGTCGTGACGCGCGTCGCCGTCCGTAAAGGGAACGCGCGCAAGCAGCGACACAAGGCCGGGCGTCGGACGAAGCGCCAGGGCGTCAACCGCATCGGTCGCCGGAAGAACATTCAGCGCATCGGTGAAGAGCGCGTCTCCCGAAAGTACCCCAACCTCCGCGTCCTCGCCAGCTACTGGGTCGGTGAAGACGGCGGGCAGAAGTGGTTCGAAGTGATCCTCGTCGACCCGAACCATCCCGCCATCCAGAACGACGACGACCTCAACTGGATCTGTGCCGACACGCACAAGAATCGGGCCTTCCGCGGGCTTACCAACGCCGGCAAGTCCAACCGCGGTCTCTACAACCGCGGCAAGGGAACCGAGAACGTTCGCCCCTCGCTGAACAGCGGCAAGCGCAGTTCCGAGTAA
- a CDS encoding DUF58 domain-containing protein — MSDANAVELGADTSSRGRADAPRSEPDSVSVDDTASDGTEPLTSKSEKDTIEAVGGDSAARTTGTVADERPISSDRWMVALGIALVAIGVGVIARDAAVFLSSVVALTYAAYGYATTPPSPQLAVERRLDPSDPVPGESVSVTVTVSNHGTDAEPDIRVADQPPTNLVLDGASRTVGSLAPGESLAFEYAVHPRRGTHVFGDVVVESRNVSGSERLRTRYAFDSGGEVEDQDRDQDDCNGANRLTWNDALERLPLAGQTIQHPGRVETDVGGEGLEFHSLRPFQPSDPMRRVDWKRLARTGELTTIEFREERAASVVVVVDARDASAVVRNPGELDGRSLSIRAAEWVATTLLAENNRVGVALYGGRGDYLLPRTGRDQLARVRRLLDGEWCGSFGRPSWLAHGDRAVDRFCRHLADEKQLVFVTPLLDDAPVASARRFRAYGHEVTVVCPGVADRPDLAGTLERDALERRLSTLRSHGVRVVEWRPDESLHVAVDRSKRRWST, encoded by the coding sequence GTGAGCGACGCGAACGCGGTCGAGTTGGGAGCAGACACATCCAGTAGGGGCAGAGCCGACGCACCCAGGTCCGAACCCGACAGCGTCTCCGTCGACGATACCGCTTCCGACGGCACCGAACCGCTGACCTCGAAATCGGAGAAGGACACGATCGAAGCCGTCGGCGGCGATTCAGCCGCTCGGACGACGGGAACCGTCGCCGACGAGCGACCGATCTCGAGCGACCGCTGGATGGTCGCCCTCGGGATCGCCCTGGTGGCCATCGGCGTCGGCGTGATCGCTCGCGACGCCGCCGTGTTCCTGTCGTCGGTCGTGGCCCTGACCTACGCCGCCTACGGCTACGCGACGACCCCGCCGTCGCCACAGTTAGCCGTCGAGCGACGGCTCGACCCGTCCGATCCCGTCCCAGGCGAATCCGTCTCGGTTACCGTCACGGTGTCCAACCACGGAACCGATGCCGAACCGGACATACGTGTGGCCGACCAACCGCCGACGAACCTCGTCCTCGACGGGGCGTCCAGGACGGTCGGCAGTCTGGCACCTGGCGAATCGCTCGCGTTCGAGTACGCCGTTCACCCGAGACGCGGCACGCACGTCTTCGGCGACGTCGTCGTCGAGAGCCGGAACGTGAGCGGGAGCGAACGGCTGCGGACGCGGTATGCGTTCGATAGCGGGGGCGAGGTCGAAGACCAGGATCGGGACCAGGACGACTGCAATGGGGCGAACCGCCTGACCTGGAACGACGCGCTCGAGCGCCTCCCCCTCGCGGGACAGACGATACAGCACCCCGGTCGGGTCGAGACCGACGTCGGGGGCGAAGGACTGGAGTTTCACTCGCTTCGCCCCTTCCAGCCGAGCGATCCGATGCGTCGGGTCGACTGGAAACGACTCGCGCGAACCGGCGAGTTGACGACCATCGAGTTCCGCGAGGAGCGAGCCGCGTCGGTCGTCGTGGTCGTCGACGCACGGGACGCGAGTGCGGTCGTCCGGAACCCGGGCGAACTCGATGGTCGCTCGCTTTCGATCCGTGCCGCCGAGTGGGTGGCGACGACGTTACTGGCCGAGAACAACCGCGTCGGAGTCGCCCTCTACGGCGGCCGCGGAGACTATCTGCTCCCGCGGACCGGTCGCGACCAGTTGGCTCGCGTCCGTCGGTTGCTCGACGGCGAGTGGTGTGGCTCGTTTGGCCGCCCGTCGTGGCTCGCCCACGGCGACCGCGCGGTCGACCGGTTCTGCCGCCACCTGGCCGACGAGAAACAGCTGGTCTTCGTCACGCCCCTGCTCGACGACGCTCCCGTCGCGTCCGCTCGTCGGTTCCGCGCCTACGGGCACGAGGTGACCGTCGTCTGTCCGGGGGTTGCCGACCGACCCGACCTCGCCGGCACGCTCGAGCGCGACGCGCTCGAGCGCCGGCTATCGACGCTCCGGAGCCACGGCGTTCGCGTCGTCGAGTGGCGCCCCGACGAATCGCTCCACGTCGCAGTCGACCGGAGTAAACGGCGGTGGTCGACGTGA
- a CDS encoding DUF7269 family protein: MKRTILIVLGAGALLTTLLVTTGVVVLPPASAAIGRDAIVLGGGGVAIVLGAMVLVSTVTDAGAHSGLGGPTDDGVSVDRIGDDVEHALERQTLGEDRAERVRRRRAQNRVRIAVTDAVMATLIDCGYDAEDAREAIRSGTWTDDPRAAAYLSDAVTLSNQTRLRDWLVGRREQRQVQAAVTELVVLRESPPEDRSDESMPGTVPNGLGDHEPDLEKQDRPWRRARS, encoded by the coding sequence GTGAAACGAACGATCCTGATCGTACTCGGGGCGGGCGCTCTGCTGACGACGCTCCTGGTGACCACCGGTGTAGTGGTGCTCCCGCCGGCTAGCGCGGCCATCGGCCGGGACGCGATCGTACTCGGGGGCGGTGGGGTCGCGATCGTCCTGGGCGCGATGGTGCTCGTCTCGACGGTAACCGATGCCGGGGCACACTCGGGGCTCGGAGGCCCAACCGACGACGGTGTCTCGGTCGACCGAATCGGCGACGATGTCGAGCACGCCCTCGAACGACAGACGCTCGGCGAGGATCGCGCCGAACGGGTTCGACGACGAAGAGCGCAGAACCGAGTGCGCATCGCCGTTACCGACGCGGTGATGGCGACGCTGATCGACTGCGGCTACGACGCGGAGGACGCACGAGAGGCGATTCGATCGGGGACGTGGACGGACGACCCGCGGGCGGCCGCCTATCTTTCGGACGCAGTCACGTTGTCGAACCAGACGCGGTTGCGGGACTGGCTCGTCGGTCGGCGCGAGCAGCGACAGGTCCAGGCGGCCGTGACGGAACTCGTGGTACTTCGGGAGTCGCCCCCCGAAGACCGCTCCGACGAATCGATGCCGGGGACCGTCCCCAACGGACTCGGGGACCATGAACCCGACCTCGAGAAGCAGGATCGGCCGTGGAGGCGAGCGAGATCGTGA
- a CDS encoding DUF4129 domain-containing protein encodes MGYDRHNAALVACCVFAILAAAAFLPAAGYGDYPDQDAVSDDHYLESGPGTDGGNGSSDSDGDATDPNSDASDSPDENERENGSTTDDQEDSDDSDSSADPDDSDDGPDDANDENESTAAGDTAEPEDGTSDGGADLIRAAVVALVGLVVVSPMVLLWRGTHPARAPGNVDADVALPDGFLPRLRFRLKRIPQVTMTATIGFTRVTPAIVDSFVRTGRAAGSALGMVGHGLGRGLRSAVVSLPTGIAGALGSLGGRSRSFSLSGGIASLFDGFSLPRREAGSWTRSTAARGDGRTTDDAETEADPEPQTVEEAWARLTELVSRRRDRSKTPGEYASAAVDAGFPESAISTLTETFREVRYGNYPATDARVRRARAAYERIVSRHDGRDGE; translated from the coding sequence GTGGGATACGACCGCCACAACGCCGCCCTCGTCGCCTGTTGTGTCTTCGCGATCCTCGCCGCCGCCGCGTTCCTCCCCGCGGCCGGCTACGGCGACTACCCCGACCAGGACGCCGTGAGCGACGACCACTACCTCGAGTCCGGACCCGGGACCGACGGCGGGAACGGGTCGAGCGATTCGGACGGAGACGCGACGGACCCGAATAGCGACGCAAGCGACAGCCCCGACGAAAACGAACGCGAGAACGGATCGACGACGGACGACCAGGAAGATAGTGACGACTCCGACTCGAGTGCCGATCCGGACGATTCGGACGACGGACCTGACGACGCCAACGACGAAAACGAATCGACCGCTGCCGGGGACACCGCCGAACCCGAAGACGGCACGTCGGACGGCGGTGCCGACCTCATTCGAGCCGCTGTCGTCGCGCTCGTCGGCCTGGTCGTCGTCAGCCCGATGGTCCTGCTCTGGCGGGGAACACACCCTGCTCGAGCACCCGGAAACGTGGACGCGGACGTAGCTCTTCCGGACGGATTCCTCCCTCGCCTGCGGTTTCGTCTCAAGCGAATCCCACAGGTGACGATGACGGCGACGATCGGATTCACGCGCGTGACGCCGGCTATCGTCGACAGCTTCGTTCGAACCGGGCGCGCCGCCGGGTCGGCACTCGGAATGGTTGGACACGGTCTCGGTCGCGGACTCAGGTCCGCGGTCGTCTCGCTTCCGACAGGAATCGCTGGCGCGCTGGGTTCGCTCGGTGGACGTTCCCGCTCGTTCTCCCTCTCCGGGGGCATCGCGTCGCTCTTCGACGGCTTCAGCCTGCCTCGACGAGAGGCCGGTTCCTGGACGCGGTCGACGGCCGCTCGAGGCGACGGCCGAACGACCGACGACGCCGAGACCGAGGCCGATCCTGAACCCCAGACGGTCGAGGAGGCCTGGGCGAGACTGACCGAACTCGTCTCACGGAGACGAGACCGGTCGAAGACGCCGGGTGAGTACGCGAGTGCCGCGGTCGACGCCGGTTTTCCGGAGTCGGCCATCTCGACGCTCACCGAGACGTTTCGAGAGGTTCGGTACGGAAACTACCCGGCAACCGACGCTCGCGTCCGTCGCGCACGAGCGGCCTACGAGCGGATCGTTTCGAGACACGACGGAAGGGACGGTGAGTGA
- a CDS encoding M48 family metalloprotease, with amino-acid sequence MASRDLLGRMATTLGAIVLANLVLALVFVTLLEPWLAPVFDGVGLSRGVAFALATALCLGCLLVVQLRYARLELLAEADARALVPDERPELTDRVTRLAAQLDVAVPAVAVADTQVANSFAVGSVRSGTIVVSEGLLETLDSAELDAVLAHELAHLKNRDAAVMTLASFLPALIADEHVVFGDHLPRWTRSYVYGGLLFVAALLGSSFTDAPVFTLNGLLQLAVALAVTVVVGGIVLGVVATAVVFLSRSLSRQREFVADRAGALTTGDPATLAGVLERLDGHSNAPVEDARNDAEATSGGHYRGLEGMCLLPHGFDRSREGATDGGDPLQVDTYAHPSTIERIARLRTLAAELERAPYAE; translated from the coding sequence ATGGCCTCCCGTGACCTCCTCGGACGCATGGCGACGACGCTCGGTGCCATCGTCCTCGCCAACCTGGTGCTCGCCCTCGTCTTCGTCACCTTGCTCGAGCCCTGGCTCGCCCCCGTTTTCGACGGCGTCGGACTCTCTCGCGGCGTCGCGTTCGCTCTCGCGACGGCCCTCTGTCTGGGATGTCTGCTCGTCGTCCAGTTGCGGTACGCCCGCCTGGAACTCCTCGCCGAAGCCGACGCCCGAGCGCTCGTCCCCGACGAGCGGCCGGAACTGACCGATCGGGTCACGCGACTCGCCGCCCAGCTAGACGTCGCCGTTCCGGCGGTCGCCGTGGCCGATACCCAGGTGGCCAACAGCTTCGCCGTCGGCAGCGTTCGTTCGGGCACCATCGTCGTCAGCGAGGGGCTCCTGGAGACGCTCGATTCCGCCGAACTCGACGCCGTCCTCGCCCACGAACTCGCACATCTGAAGAACCGCGACGCGGCCGTGATGACCCTGGCCTCGTTCCTCCCGGCGCTGATCGCCGACGAACACGTCGTCTTCGGGGATCACCTGCCGCGGTGGACTCGATCGTACGTCTACGGTGGGCTCCTGTTCGTCGCGGCACTCCTCGGGTCGTCGTTCACCGATGCGCCCGTGTTCACCCTGAACGGACTCCTACAACTCGCCGTAGCCCTGGCCGTCACCGTCGTCGTAGGCGGGATCGTTCTCGGCGTCGTCGCGACCGCCGTCGTCTTCCTCAGCCGCAGCCTTTCGCGCCAGCGGGAGTTCGTCGCCGACCGCGCTGGCGCTCTCACCACCGGTGATCCGGCGACGCTCGCGGGCGTCCTCGAGCGACTCGACGGACACTCGAACGCCCCCGTGGAAGACGCACGAAACGATGCGGAGGCGACGTCCGGCGGGCACTACCGTGGCCTCGAAGGAATGTGCTTGCTTCCGCACGGTTTCGATCGGTCACGGGAGGGAGCGACGGATGGTGGCGACCCTCTCCAGGTGGATACTTACGCCCATCCCTCGACGATCGAGCGTATCGCACGGCTTCGAACGTTGGCTGCTGAACTGGAACGCGCGCCATATGCGGAGTGA
- a CDS encoding trans-sulfuration enzyme family protein, with the protein MEQEDRDFAAFETRAVTAGEEPFRVGSEAGDVTTPIHLSSTFALPGLDTDLSLEDVDPDRGEFLYSRLSNPTRHALEKRLASLEGGEHAMAFSSGTAAIFTTLLSSVEPGDHLVAGDDLYAGTRRMLESVFRDRLDVDVTFVDGSDVASLEGTVTDETVVIWMETPTNPRMTLCDVAAIAEIAESYDALLGVDNTFASSYFQRPLELGADVVAHSTTKYLNGHSDSIGGAVVTSDDDLAEEIRFQQQVGVGDMLAPFDSYLVLRGLKTLPMRMRQHEANAMAVAEFLEGHDAVTDVYYPGLESHPQHDLAAHQMEGFGGILSFELAGELEDAKRFLEALEEFTLAVSVGGVESLIELPAAMTHEPLPREEREAVGITDTLIRVSVGVESIDDLLADLESGFAALDAPSVAADD; encoded by the coding sequence ATGGAACAGGAAGATCGTGACTTTGCCGCGTTCGAGACCCGGGCTGTCACCGCCGGCGAGGAGCCGTTCCGCGTGGGGAGCGAGGCGGGCGACGTCACCACCCCCATCCACCTCTCGTCGACGTTCGCCCTCCCCGGACTCGACACCGACCTCAGCCTCGAAGACGTCGACCCCGACCGCGGCGAGTTCCTCTACTCTCGACTCTCGAACCCGACGCGACACGCCCTCGAGAAACGCCTGGCGAGCCTCGAGGGCGGCGAACACGCGATGGCCTTCTCCTCGGGTACCGCAGCCATCTTCACGACCCTGCTCTCTAGCGTCGAACCCGGCGATCACCTCGTCGCTGGCGACGACCTCTACGCCGGCACCCGGCGGATGCTCGAGTCGGTGTTTCGCGACCGCCTCGACGTGGACGTGACGTTCGTCGACGGGAGCGACGTGGCGTCTCTCGAGGGTACCGTTACCGACGAGACGGTCGTGATCTGGATGGAGACGCCGACGAACCCCCGGATGACCCTGTGTGACGTGGCCGCGATCGCAGAAATTGCCGAGAGCTACGACGCGCTGCTTGGCGTGGACAACACCTTCGCCAGTTCCTACTTCCAGCGTCCGCTCGAGTTGGGCGCCGACGTCGTCGCACACAGTACGACGAAGTACCTGAACGGTCACTCGGACTCCATCGGTGGAGCCGTCGTCACGAGCGACGATGATCTCGCCGAAGAGATCCGGTTCCAGCAGCAAGTCGGCGTCGGCGACATGCTCGCGCCCTTCGACAGCTACCTCGTCCTCCGGGGGCTCAAGACCCTCCCGATGCGCATGCGCCAGCACGAGGCGAACGCGATGGCCGTCGCCGAGTTCCTCGAGGGCCACGACGCCGTCACCGACGTCTACTATCCCGGCCTCGAGTCCCACCCGCAACACGACCTCGCGGCCCACCAGATGGAGGGCTTCGGCGGCATCCTCTCGTTCGAACTCGCGGGCGAACTCGAGGATGCGAAGCGGTTCCTCGAGGCGCTCGAGGAGTTCACCCTCGCGGTCAGCGTCGGCGGCGTCGAGAGCCTGATCGAACTTCCAGCGGCGATGACTCACGAGCCCCTTCCGCGGGAGGAGCGAGAAGCCGTCGGCATCACCGATACGCTGATTCGCGTGTCCGTCGGCGTCGAGTCGATCGACGACCTGCTCGCTGACCTCGAGTCGGGATTCGCGGCGCTCGATGCGCCGTCCGTGGCAGCGGACGACTGA
- a CDS encoding Gfo/Idh/MocA family protein, producing MSLSVGVLGYRFMGKAHANAFARLPMFFPEAPDVERQVLIGRDEDALADAADRLGFASTATDWADVVDDVDVFYNLGPNHVHAEPTIAALEAGTPVFCEKPLAPTLEAAEEMAEAAREAGVPAGAAFNYRFVPAIQYAKNLLEAGELGEIHHVRGRYLQDWLVDPEAEWSWRNDEEMAGSGALGDLGSHTVDLLRFLVGSDDLAGEIERVNGHLRTFVDERPTGDGETRPVTVDDAYSAQVEFANGTMGTLEASRFATGHKNDHTIEVHGSKGSLKFSLERLNELEVLHEGNRGYETVLVTDEDDPYVDHWWPPGHVIGWEHTFVHENYEFLSAVDAGEEYEPSFEDGLAAQRVLDAVERSDERGEWVTLE from the coding sequence ATGAGTCTCTCCGTCGGGGTACTGGGGTATCGATTCATGGGCAAGGCGCACGCGAACGCGTTCGCACGGCTCCCGATGTTCTTCCCCGAGGCGCCGGACGTCGAGCGGCAAGTGTTGATCGGCCGTGACGAGGACGCCCTCGCGGACGCCGCTGACCGCCTGGGCTTCGCGTCGACCGCCACCGACTGGGCCGACGTCGTCGACGATGTCGATGTCTTCTACAACCTCGGGCCGAACCACGTCCACGCCGAACCAACCATCGCCGCCCTCGAGGCCGGCACCCCCGTCTTCTGTGAGAAGCCACTCGCGCCAACGCTCGAGGCCGCCGAGGAGATGGCCGAGGCGGCCCGCGAGGCCGGCGTCCCCGCCGGCGCCGCGTTCAACTACCGGTTCGTGCCAGCGATTCAGTACGCGAAGAACCTGCTCGAGGCGGGCGAGTTGGGGGAGATCCACCACGTCCGCGGGCGCTACCTCCAGGACTGGCTGGTCGACCCCGAGGCCGAGTGGTCCTGGCGAAACGACGAGGAGATGGCCGGGTCGGGCGCACTCGGCGACCTGGGCTCGCATACGGTCGACCTCCTGCGTTTTCTGGTCGGGAGCGACGACCTCGCAGGCGAAATCGAGCGCGTCAACGGACATCTCCGAACGTTCGTCGACGAACGGCCCACCGGGGACGGGGAGACGCGCCCTGTCACCGTCGACGACGCCTACTCCGCACAGGTCGAGTTCGCGAACGGGACGATGGGCACGCTCGAGGCTTCGCGATTCGCCACGGGGCACAAGAACGACCACACGATCGAGGTTCACGGTTCGAAGGGGAGTTTGAAATTCTCCCTCGAGCGGCTGAACGAACTCGAGGTCCTGCACGAGGGCAACCGGGGTTACGAGACCGTGCTGGTCACCGACGAGGACGACCCTTACGTCGATCACTGGTGGCCGCCGGGGCACGTTATCGGCTGGGAGCACACCTTCGTCCACGAGAACTACGAGTTCCTCTCGGCCGTCGACGCGGGTGAGGAGTACGAACCGAGCTTCGAGGACGGACTGGCAGCCCAGCGGGTCCTCGACGCCGTCGAGCGAAGCGACGAGCGCGGGGAGTGGGTGACCCTCGAGTAG
- a CDS encoding S8 family serine peptidase, giving the protein MSEDTSRHVNRRTVLRTAGAAGAASLLPFSGTAAADTDTSVLDGLLDTATDVLQEVIVVFDDAESVGLLGDLDLQAGLVEYEVLPMAYTALTGDQLTTVADWDAVRRVAKAVDLEFYNDDSREATGADVVQSDLGYDGSSVDTVVIDSGFSGPHPDFDGRLESNWQWVDNPLGDPDPDWIDLGSEADTDDLGHGTHCAGIVAGDGAASDGQYRGMAPGARVSVYSTNEAVYLPFVVGAWDHMLARADDPDDDFDPDVVSNSYGVARDMRYNPNDPVNVASWEAFQRGIVPVFAAGNDGPDSDTLSRFAKAPHVLGVAATRDDKHVTDFSSRGRTPDEERETNYDRRKALRNLEKFHAAMTRGQYVVDTDSWTGELGPTGTGSDYYEWVAPKNADVLELDLSLTPDGEQITLTVHRGSKDGEEVAKLGEEPVYQHRTLTTDVEGGETYWIEVEPATNVVVTYEIDLEAFEQLGEPYRYRPVGLYRPGVATPGNSVMSTVGPTDPLDALEPDEELYYSPMTGTSMACPAAAGICALVIDAARKNGHDWSPADVIYTVESQARDAHTAYTPWNAGAGFVDAPSAVRRAEAGDFAKHNDVELADPDTPETLEVAGAREDDGSAFTAGQTNRVDVTVESVSHEAMVRDVVPVEWSVDDAYGDVERVEEDGDVQFVYFGTAVPGETATFTYFAEAPEETGTYTFGPGEANAAKTDDDWVAFGDADDNTVLGVET; this is encoded by the coding sequence ATGTCAGAGGACACGTCACGACACGTAAACCGACGCACAGTACTCAGGACTGCCGGCGCCGCCGGCGCGGCCTCGCTCCTCCCGTTCTCGGGAACCGCGGCAGCGGACACGGACACGTCGGTGCTCGACGGCCTGCTCGACACCGCGACCGACGTGCTTCAGGAGGTGATCGTCGTTTTCGACGACGCCGAATCGGTCGGCCTCCTCGGAGACCTCGACCTGCAGGCGGGACTCGTCGAGTACGAGGTCCTCCCGATGGCCTACACCGCCCTGACCGGCGACCAGCTCACCACGGTCGCCGACTGGGATGCCGTTCGACGGGTCGCCAAGGCCGTCGACCTCGAGTTTTACAACGACGACTCCCGCGAGGCCACGGGCGCCGACGTGGTTCAGTCGGACCTCGGCTACGACGGCTCGTCGGTGGACACCGTCGTCATCGACTCGGGCTTTTCCGGGCCGCACCCCGACTTCGACGGGCGACTCGAGTCGAACTGGCAGTGGGTCGACAATCCGCTGGGAGACCCCGACCCCGACTGGATCGACCTCGGATCCGAGGCAGACACCGACGACCTGGGGCACGGTACCCACTGTGCCGGTATCGTCGCCGGCGACGGAGCGGCGAGCGACGGGCAGTACCGCGGGATGGCTCCCGGGGCCCGCGTGTCGGTGTACTCGACTAACGAGGCCGTCTACCTCCCGTTCGTCGTCGGCGCGTGGGACCACATGCTGGCCCGGGCGGACGACCCCGATGACGACTTCGACCCCGACGTCGTCTCGAACTCCTACGGCGTCGCCCGCGACATGCGGTACAACCCGAACGACCCCGTCAACGTCGCGTCCTGGGAGGCGTTCCAGCGCGGGATCGTCCCCGTCTTCGCGGCGGGCAACGACGGGCCCGATTCGGACACCCTCTCGCGGTTCGCCAAGGCGCCCCACGTTCTCGGCGTGGCAGCCACCCGTGACGACAAGCACGTCACAGATTTCTCCTCTCGCGGGCGCACGCCCGACGAGGAGCGTGAGACCAACTACGACCGCCGGAAAGCCCTGCGAAACCTCGAGAAGTTCCACGCCGCGATGACTCGCGGGCAGTACGTCGTCGACACCGATTCGTGGACGGGCGAACTCGGCCCTACGGGTACCGGCAGCGACTACTACGAGTGGGTCGCGCCGAAAAACGCCGACGTCCTGGAGCTCGACCTGTCGTTGACTCCAGACGGCGAGCAGATCACGCTGACAGTCCACCGGGGCTCGAAAGACGGCGAGGAAGTCGCCAAACTCGGCGAGGAGCCCGTCTACCAGCACCGGACGCTGACGACGGACGTCGAGGGCGGCGAGACGTACTGGATCGAGGTCGAACCCGCGACCAACGTCGTAGTTACCTACGAGATCGACCTCGAGGCGTTCGAACAGCTCGGCGAACCGTATCGGTATCGGCCAGTCGGGCTCTACCGCCCCGGCGTTGCGACCCCGGGTAACTCCGTGATGAGTACGGTCGGCCCGACCGACCCGCTGGACGCCCTCGAGCCGGACGAGGAACTCTACTACTCGCCGATGACGGGGACGAGCATGGCCTGCCCGGCGGCCGCCGGCATCTGTGCCCTGGTGATCGACGCCGCGCGCAAGAACGGCCACGATTGGTCGCCTGCGGACGTTATCTACACGGTTGAATCCCAGGCCCGCGACGCCCACACTGCCTACACCCCGTGGAACGCCGGCGCCGGCTTCGTCGACGCGCCGTCAGCCGTTCGGCGAGCGGAGGCCGGTGACTTCGCGAAGCACAACGACGTCGAACTGGCCGATCCCGACACGCCCGAGACGCTCGAGGTGGCGGGCGCTCGCGAGGACGACGGGTCGGCGTTCACCGCCGGCCAGACCAATCGCGTCGACGTGACCGTCGAGTCGGTCTCACACGAAGCAATGGTGCGGGACGTCGTCCCCGTCGAGTGGTCAGTCGACGACGCCTACGGCGACGTGGAGCGCGTCGAGGAGGACGGCGACGTGCAATTCGTCTACTTCGGGACCGCGGTTCCGGGTGAGACGGCCACGTTCACCTACTTTGCGGAGGCACCCGAAGAGACGGGGACGTACACGTTCGGCCCAGGTGAGGCGAACGCAGCCAAAACGGACGACGACTGGGTGGCGTTCGGCGATGCCGACGATAACACCGTCCTGGGCGTGGAAACCTGA